A window from Pongo abelii isolate AG06213 chromosome 6, NHGRI_mPonAbe1-v2.0_pri, whole genome shotgun sequence encodes these proteins:
- the LRCH4 gene encoding leucine-rich repeat and calponin homology domain-containing protein 4 isoform X1 codes for MAAAVAAPLAAGGEEAAATTSVPGSPGLPGRRSAERALEEAVATGTLNLSNRRLKHFPRGAARSYDLSDITQADLSRNRFPEVPEAACQLVSLEGLSLYHNCLRCLNPALGNLTALTYLNLSRNQLSLLPPYICQLPLRVLIVSNNKLGALPPDIGTLGSLRQLDVSSNELHSLPAELCGLSSLRDLNVRRNQLSTLPEELGDLPLVRLDFSCNRVSRIPVSFCRLRHLQVILLDSNPLQSPPAQVCLKGKLHIFKYLSTEAGQRGSALGDLAPSRPPSFSPCPAEDLFPGHRYDGGLDSGFHSVDSGSKRWSGNESTDEFSELSFRISELAREPRGPRERKEDGSADGDPEQIDFIDSHVPGEDEERGTVEEQRPPELSPGAGDRERAPSSRREEPAGEERRRPDTLQLWQERERRQQQQSGAWGAPRKDSLLKPGLRAVVGGAAAVSTQAMHNGPPKSSASQAGAAAGQGAPAPAPASQEPLPIAGPAIAPAPRPLGSIQRPNSFLFRSSSQSGSGPSSPDSVLRPRRSPQVPDEKDLMTQLRQVLESRLQRPLPEDLAEALASGVILCQLANQLRPRSVPFIHVPSPAVPKLSALKARKNVESFLEACRKMGVPEADLCSPSDLLQGTARGLRTALEAVKRVGGKALPPLWPPSGLGGFVVFYVVLMLLLYVTYTRLLGS; via the exons ATGGCGGCGGCCGTAGCGGCTCCACTCGCCGCTGGGGGTGAGGAAGCGGCAGCCACGACCTCCGTGCCCGGATCTCCAGGTCTGCCGGGGAGACGCAGTGCAGAACGGGCCCTAGAGGAGGCCGTGGCCACCGGGACCCTGAACCTGTCTAACCGGCGCTTGAAGCACTTCCCCCGGGGCGCGGCCCGTAGCTACGACCTGTCAGACATCACTCAGGCTG ACCTGTCCCGGAACCGGTTTCCTGAGGTGCCCGAGGCGGCGTGCCAGCTGGTGTCCCTGGAGGGCCTGAGCCTCTACCACAATTGCCTGAGATGCCTGAACCCAGCCTTGGGGAATCTCACAGCCCTCACCTACCTCAACCTCAG CCGAAACCAGCTGTCGTTGCTGCCACCCTACATCTGCCAGCTGCCCCTGAGGGTCCTCATCGTCAGCAACAACAAGCTGGGAGCCCTGCCCCCTGACATCGGCACCCTGGGAAGCCTGCGACAGCTT GACGTGAGCAGCAACGAGCTCCACTCCCTGCCCGCGGAACTGTGTGGCCTCTCTTCCCTGCGGGACCTCAATGTCCGGAGGAACCAGCTCAGTACGCTGCCCGAAG AGCTGGGGGACCTCCCTCTGGTCCGCCTGGATTTCTCCTGTAACCGCGTCTCCCGAATCCCAGTCTCCTTCTGCCGCCTGAGGCACCTGCAGGTCATTCTGCTGGACAGCAACCCTCTGCAGAGTCCACCTGCCCAG GTCTGCCTGAAGGGGAAACTTCACATCTTCAAGTACTTGTCCACAGAGGCCGGGCAGCGTGGGTCGGCCCTGGGGGACCTGGCCCCTTCTCGGCCCCCGAGTTTCAGTCCCTG ccctgcagaGGATCTATTTCCGGGACATCGGTACGATGGCGGGCTGGACTCAGGCTTCCACAGTGTTGATAGTGGCAGCAAGAGGTGGTCTGGAAATGAG TCAACAGATGAATTTTCGGAGCTCTCATTCCGGATCTCAGAGCTGGCCCGGGAGCCCCGGGGGCCCAGAGAACGCAAGGAGGACGGCTCAG CGGACGGAGACCCTGAGCAGATTGACTTCATCGACAGCCACGTCCCCGGGGAGGATGAAGAGCGAGGCACTGTGGAG GAGCAGCGACCACCCGAATTAAGCCCTGGGGCAGGGGACAGGGAGAGGGCACCAAGCAGCAG GCGGGAGGAGCCGGCAGGGGAGGAGCGGCGGCGCCCGGACACCTTGCAACTGTGGCAGGAGCGGGaacggcggcagcagcagcagagcgGGGCGTGGGGGGCCCCGAGGAAGGATAG CCTCTTGAAGCCAGGGCTCAGGGCTGTTGTGGGAGGGGCCGCCGCTGTGTCCACTCAAGCCATGCACAA CGGCCCGCCTAAGTCCAGTGCCTCCCAAGCAGGGGCTGCAGCGGGGCAGGgagcccccgcccctgcccccgccTCCCAGGAGCCCCTTCCCATAGCTGGACCAG CGATAGCACCTGCTCCACGGCCGCTTGGCTCCATTCAGAGACCAAACAGCTTCCTCTTCCGTTCCTCCTCTCAGAGTGGCTCAG GCCCTTCCTCACCAGACTCTGTCCTGAGACCTCGGCGGTCCCCCCAGGTTCCAGATGAGAAGGACTTAATGACTCAGCTGCGCCAG GTCCTAGAGTCCCGGCTGCAGCGGCCCCTGCCTGAGGACCTGGCCGAGGCTCTGGCCAGTGGGGTCATCCTGTGCCAGCTGGCCAACCAGCTACGGCCGCGCTCCGTGCCCTTCATCCATGTGCCCTCCCCTGCTGTG CCAAAACTCAGTGCCCTCAAGGCTCGGAAGAATGTGGAGAGTTTTCTAGAAGCCTGTCGAAAAATGGGGGTGCCTGAG GCTGACCTGTGCTCGCCCTCGGATCTCCTCCAGGGCACTGCCCGGGGGCTGCGGACCGCGCTGGAGGCCGTGAAGCGGGTGGGGGGCAAGGCCCTACCGCCCCTCTGGCCCCCCTCTGGTCTGGGCGGCTTCGTCGTCTTCTACGTGGTCCTCATGCTGCTGCTCTATGTCACCTACACTCGGCTCCTGGGTTCCTAG
- the LRCH4 gene encoding leucine-rich repeat and calponin homology domain-containing protein 4 isoform X2, giving the protein MAAAVAAPLAAGGEEAAATTSVPGSPGLPGRRSAERALEEAVATGTLNLSNRRLKHFPRGAARSYDLSDITQADLSRNRFPEVPEAACQLVSLEGLSLYHNCLRCLNPALGNLTALTYLNLSRNQLSLLPPYICQLPLRVLIVSNNKLGALPPDIGTLGSLRQLDVSSNELHSLPAELCGLSSLRDLNVRRNQLSTLPEELGDLPLVRLDFSCNRVSRIPVSFCRLRHLQVILLDSNPLQSPPAQVCLKGKLHIFKYLSTEAGQRGSALGDLAPSRPPSFSPCPAEDLFPGHRYDGGLDSGFHSVDSGSKRWSGNESTDEFSELSFRISELAREPRGPRERKEDGSADGDPEQIDFIDSHVPGEDEERGTVEEQRPPELSPGAGDRERAPSSRREEPAGEERRRPDTLQLWQERERRQQQQSGAWGAPRKDSGPPKSSASQAGAAAGQGAPAPAPASQEPLPIAGPAIAPAPRPLGSIQRPNSFLFRSSSQSGSGPSSPDSVLRPRRSPQVPDEKDLMTQLRQVLESRLQRPLPEDLAEALASGVILCQLANQLRPRSVPFIHVPSPAVPKLSALKARKNVESFLEACRKMGVPEADLCSPSDLLQGTARGLRTALEAVKRVGGKALPPLWPPSGLGGFVVFYVVLMLLLYVTYTRLLGS; this is encoded by the exons ATGGCGGCGGCCGTAGCGGCTCCACTCGCCGCTGGGGGTGAGGAAGCGGCAGCCACGACCTCCGTGCCCGGATCTCCAGGTCTGCCGGGGAGACGCAGTGCAGAACGGGCCCTAGAGGAGGCCGTGGCCACCGGGACCCTGAACCTGTCTAACCGGCGCTTGAAGCACTTCCCCCGGGGCGCGGCCCGTAGCTACGACCTGTCAGACATCACTCAGGCTG ACCTGTCCCGGAACCGGTTTCCTGAGGTGCCCGAGGCGGCGTGCCAGCTGGTGTCCCTGGAGGGCCTGAGCCTCTACCACAATTGCCTGAGATGCCTGAACCCAGCCTTGGGGAATCTCACAGCCCTCACCTACCTCAACCTCAG CCGAAACCAGCTGTCGTTGCTGCCACCCTACATCTGCCAGCTGCCCCTGAGGGTCCTCATCGTCAGCAACAACAAGCTGGGAGCCCTGCCCCCTGACATCGGCACCCTGGGAAGCCTGCGACAGCTT GACGTGAGCAGCAACGAGCTCCACTCCCTGCCCGCGGAACTGTGTGGCCTCTCTTCCCTGCGGGACCTCAATGTCCGGAGGAACCAGCTCAGTACGCTGCCCGAAG AGCTGGGGGACCTCCCTCTGGTCCGCCTGGATTTCTCCTGTAACCGCGTCTCCCGAATCCCAGTCTCCTTCTGCCGCCTGAGGCACCTGCAGGTCATTCTGCTGGACAGCAACCCTCTGCAGAGTCCACCTGCCCAG GTCTGCCTGAAGGGGAAACTTCACATCTTCAAGTACTTGTCCACAGAGGCCGGGCAGCGTGGGTCGGCCCTGGGGGACCTGGCCCCTTCTCGGCCCCCGAGTTTCAGTCCCTG ccctgcagaGGATCTATTTCCGGGACATCGGTACGATGGCGGGCTGGACTCAGGCTTCCACAGTGTTGATAGTGGCAGCAAGAGGTGGTCTGGAAATGAG TCAACAGATGAATTTTCGGAGCTCTCATTCCGGATCTCAGAGCTGGCCCGGGAGCCCCGGGGGCCCAGAGAACGCAAGGAGGACGGCTCAG CGGACGGAGACCCTGAGCAGATTGACTTCATCGACAGCCACGTCCCCGGGGAGGATGAAGAGCGAGGCACTGTGGAG GAGCAGCGACCACCCGAATTAAGCCCTGGGGCAGGGGACAGGGAGAGGGCACCAAGCAGCAG GCGGGAGGAGCCGGCAGGGGAGGAGCGGCGGCGCCCGGACACCTTGCAACTGTGGCAGGAGCGGGaacggcggcagcagcagcagagcgGGGCGTGGGGGGCCCCGAGGAAGGATAG CGGCCCGCCTAAGTCCAGTGCCTCCCAAGCAGGGGCTGCAGCGGGGCAGGgagcccccgcccctgcccccgccTCCCAGGAGCCCCTTCCCATAGCTGGACCAG CGATAGCACCTGCTCCACGGCCGCTTGGCTCCATTCAGAGACCAAACAGCTTCCTCTTCCGTTCCTCCTCTCAGAGTGGCTCAG GCCCTTCCTCACCAGACTCTGTCCTGAGACCTCGGCGGTCCCCCCAGGTTCCAGATGAGAAGGACTTAATGACTCAGCTGCGCCAG GTCCTAGAGTCCCGGCTGCAGCGGCCCCTGCCTGAGGACCTGGCCGAGGCTCTGGCCAGTGGGGTCATCCTGTGCCAGCTGGCCAACCAGCTACGGCCGCGCTCCGTGCCCTTCATCCATGTGCCCTCCCCTGCTGTG CCAAAACTCAGTGCCCTCAAGGCTCGGAAGAATGTGGAGAGTTTTCTAGAAGCCTGTCGAAAAATGGGGGTGCCTGAG GCTGACCTGTGCTCGCCCTCGGATCTCCTCCAGGGCACTGCCCGGGGGCTGCGGACCGCGCTGGAGGCCGTGAAGCGGGTGGGGGGCAAGGCCCTACCGCCCCTCTGGCCCCCCTCTGGTCTGGGCGGCTTCGTCGTCTTCTACGTGGTCCTCATGCTGCTGCTCTATGTCACCTACACTCGGCTCCTGGGTTCCTAG
- the LRCH4 gene encoding leucine-rich repeat and calponin homology domain-containing protein 4 isoform X4, which translates to MAAAVAAPLAAGGEEAAATTSVPGSPGLPGRRSAERALEEAVATGTLNLSNRRLKHFPRGAARSYDLSDITQADLSRNRFPEVPEAACQLVSLEGLSLYHNCLRCLNPALGNLTALTYLNLSRNQLSLLPPYICQLPLRVLIVSNNKLGALPPDIGTLGSLRQLDVSSNELHSLPAELCGLSSLRDLNVRRNQLSTLPEELGDLPLVRLDFSCNRVSRIPVSFCRLRHLQVILLDSNPLQSPPAQVCLKGKLHIFKYLSTEAGQRGSALGDLAPSRPPSFSPCPAEDLFPGHRYDGGLDSGFHSVDSGSKRWSGNESTDEFSELSFRISELAREPRGPRERKEDGSADGDPEQIDFIDSHVPGEDEERGTVEEQRPPELSPGAGDRERAPSSSGPPKSSASQAGAAAGQGAPAPAPASQEPLPIAGPAIAPAPRPLGSIQRPNSFLFRSSSQSGSGPSSPDSVLRPRRSPQVPDEKDLMTQLRQVLESRLQRPLPEDLAEALASGVILCQLANQLRPRSVPFIHVPSPAVPKLSALKARKNVESFLEACRKMGVPEADLCSPSDLLQGTARGLRTALEAVKRVGGKALPPLWPPSGLGGFVVFYVVLMLLLYVTYTRLLGS; encoded by the exons ATGGCGGCGGCCGTAGCGGCTCCACTCGCCGCTGGGGGTGAGGAAGCGGCAGCCACGACCTCCGTGCCCGGATCTCCAGGTCTGCCGGGGAGACGCAGTGCAGAACGGGCCCTAGAGGAGGCCGTGGCCACCGGGACCCTGAACCTGTCTAACCGGCGCTTGAAGCACTTCCCCCGGGGCGCGGCCCGTAGCTACGACCTGTCAGACATCACTCAGGCTG ACCTGTCCCGGAACCGGTTTCCTGAGGTGCCCGAGGCGGCGTGCCAGCTGGTGTCCCTGGAGGGCCTGAGCCTCTACCACAATTGCCTGAGATGCCTGAACCCAGCCTTGGGGAATCTCACAGCCCTCACCTACCTCAACCTCAG CCGAAACCAGCTGTCGTTGCTGCCACCCTACATCTGCCAGCTGCCCCTGAGGGTCCTCATCGTCAGCAACAACAAGCTGGGAGCCCTGCCCCCTGACATCGGCACCCTGGGAAGCCTGCGACAGCTT GACGTGAGCAGCAACGAGCTCCACTCCCTGCCCGCGGAACTGTGTGGCCTCTCTTCCCTGCGGGACCTCAATGTCCGGAGGAACCAGCTCAGTACGCTGCCCGAAG AGCTGGGGGACCTCCCTCTGGTCCGCCTGGATTTCTCCTGTAACCGCGTCTCCCGAATCCCAGTCTCCTTCTGCCGCCTGAGGCACCTGCAGGTCATTCTGCTGGACAGCAACCCTCTGCAGAGTCCACCTGCCCAG GTCTGCCTGAAGGGGAAACTTCACATCTTCAAGTACTTGTCCACAGAGGCCGGGCAGCGTGGGTCGGCCCTGGGGGACCTGGCCCCTTCTCGGCCCCCGAGTTTCAGTCCCTG ccctgcagaGGATCTATTTCCGGGACATCGGTACGATGGCGGGCTGGACTCAGGCTTCCACAGTGTTGATAGTGGCAGCAAGAGGTGGTCTGGAAATGAG TCAACAGATGAATTTTCGGAGCTCTCATTCCGGATCTCAGAGCTGGCCCGGGAGCCCCGGGGGCCCAGAGAACGCAAGGAGGACGGCTCAG CGGACGGAGACCCTGAGCAGATTGACTTCATCGACAGCCACGTCCCCGGGGAGGATGAAGAGCGAGGCACTGTGGAG GAGCAGCGACCACCCGAATTAAGCCCTGGGGCAGGGGACAGGGAGAGGGCACCAAGCAGCAG CGGCCCGCCTAAGTCCAGTGCCTCCCAAGCAGGGGCTGCAGCGGGGCAGGgagcccccgcccctgcccccgccTCCCAGGAGCCCCTTCCCATAGCTGGACCAG CGATAGCACCTGCTCCACGGCCGCTTGGCTCCATTCAGAGACCAAACAGCTTCCTCTTCCGTTCCTCCTCTCAGAGTGGCTCAG GCCCTTCCTCACCAGACTCTGTCCTGAGACCTCGGCGGTCCCCCCAGGTTCCAGATGAGAAGGACTTAATGACTCAGCTGCGCCAG GTCCTAGAGTCCCGGCTGCAGCGGCCCCTGCCTGAGGACCTGGCCGAGGCTCTGGCCAGTGGGGTCATCCTGTGCCAGCTGGCCAACCAGCTACGGCCGCGCTCCGTGCCCTTCATCCATGTGCCCTCCCCTGCTGTG CCAAAACTCAGTGCCCTCAAGGCTCGGAAGAATGTGGAGAGTTTTCTAGAAGCCTGTCGAAAAATGGGGGTGCCTGAG GCTGACCTGTGCTCGCCCTCGGATCTCCTCCAGGGCACTGCCCGGGGGCTGCGGACCGCGCTGGAGGCCGTGAAGCGGGTGGGGGGCAAGGCCCTACCGCCCCTCTGGCCCCCCTCTGGTCTGGGCGGCTTCGTCGTCTTCTACGTGGTCCTCATGCTGCTGCTCTATGTCACCTACACTCGGCTCCTGGGTTCCTAG
- the LRCH4 gene encoding leucine-rich repeat and calponin homology domain-containing protein 4 isoform X3, with protein sequence MAAAVAAPLAAGGEEAAATTSVPGSPGLPGRRSAERALEEAVATGTLNLSNRRLKHFPRGAARSYDLSDITQADLSRNRFPEVPEAACQLVSLEGLSLYHNCLRCLNPALGNLTALTYLNLSRNQLSLLPPYICQLPLRVLIVSNNKLGALPPDIGTLGSLRQLDVSSNELHSLPAELCGLSSLRDLNVRRNQLSTLPEELGDLPLVRLDFSCNRVSRIPVSFCRLRHLQVILLDSNPLQSPPAQVCLKGKLHIFKYLSTEAGQRGSALGDLAPSRPPSFSPCPAEDLFPGHRYDGGLDSGFHSVDSGSKRWSGNESTDEFSELSFRISELAREPRGPRERKEDGSADGDPEQIDFIDSHVPGEDEERGTVEEQRPPELSPGAGDRERAPSSSLLKPGLRAVVGGAAAVSTQAMHNGPPKSSASQAGAAAGQGAPAPAPASQEPLPIAGPAIAPAPRPLGSIQRPNSFLFRSSSQSGSGPSSPDSVLRPRRSPQVPDEKDLMTQLRQVLESRLQRPLPEDLAEALASGVILCQLANQLRPRSVPFIHVPSPAVPKLSALKARKNVESFLEACRKMGVPEADLCSPSDLLQGTARGLRTALEAVKRVGGKALPPLWPPSGLGGFVVFYVVLMLLLYVTYTRLLGS encoded by the exons ATGGCGGCGGCCGTAGCGGCTCCACTCGCCGCTGGGGGTGAGGAAGCGGCAGCCACGACCTCCGTGCCCGGATCTCCAGGTCTGCCGGGGAGACGCAGTGCAGAACGGGCCCTAGAGGAGGCCGTGGCCACCGGGACCCTGAACCTGTCTAACCGGCGCTTGAAGCACTTCCCCCGGGGCGCGGCCCGTAGCTACGACCTGTCAGACATCACTCAGGCTG ACCTGTCCCGGAACCGGTTTCCTGAGGTGCCCGAGGCGGCGTGCCAGCTGGTGTCCCTGGAGGGCCTGAGCCTCTACCACAATTGCCTGAGATGCCTGAACCCAGCCTTGGGGAATCTCACAGCCCTCACCTACCTCAACCTCAG CCGAAACCAGCTGTCGTTGCTGCCACCCTACATCTGCCAGCTGCCCCTGAGGGTCCTCATCGTCAGCAACAACAAGCTGGGAGCCCTGCCCCCTGACATCGGCACCCTGGGAAGCCTGCGACAGCTT GACGTGAGCAGCAACGAGCTCCACTCCCTGCCCGCGGAACTGTGTGGCCTCTCTTCCCTGCGGGACCTCAATGTCCGGAGGAACCAGCTCAGTACGCTGCCCGAAG AGCTGGGGGACCTCCCTCTGGTCCGCCTGGATTTCTCCTGTAACCGCGTCTCCCGAATCCCAGTCTCCTTCTGCCGCCTGAGGCACCTGCAGGTCATTCTGCTGGACAGCAACCCTCTGCAGAGTCCACCTGCCCAG GTCTGCCTGAAGGGGAAACTTCACATCTTCAAGTACTTGTCCACAGAGGCCGGGCAGCGTGGGTCGGCCCTGGGGGACCTGGCCCCTTCTCGGCCCCCGAGTTTCAGTCCCTG ccctgcagaGGATCTATTTCCGGGACATCGGTACGATGGCGGGCTGGACTCAGGCTTCCACAGTGTTGATAGTGGCAGCAAGAGGTGGTCTGGAAATGAG TCAACAGATGAATTTTCGGAGCTCTCATTCCGGATCTCAGAGCTGGCCCGGGAGCCCCGGGGGCCCAGAGAACGCAAGGAGGACGGCTCAG CGGACGGAGACCCTGAGCAGATTGACTTCATCGACAGCCACGTCCCCGGGGAGGATGAAGAGCGAGGCACTGTGGAG GAGCAGCGACCACCCGAATTAAGCCCTGGGGCAGGGGACAGGGAGAGGGCACCAAGCAGCAG CCTCTTGAAGCCAGGGCTCAGGGCTGTTGTGGGAGGGGCCGCCGCTGTGTCCACTCAAGCCATGCACAA CGGCCCGCCTAAGTCCAGTGCCTCCCAAGCAGGGGCTGCAGCGGGGCAGGgagcccccgcccctgcccccgccTCCCAGGAGCCCCTTCCCATAGCTGGACCAG CGATAGCACCTGCTCCACGGCCGCTTGGCTCCATTCAGAGACCAAACAGCTTCCTCTTCCGTTCCTCCTCTCAGAGTGGCTCAG GCCCTTCCTCACCAGACTCTGTCCTGAGACCTCGGCGGTCCCCCCAGGTTCCAGATGAGAAGGACTTAATGACTCAGCTGCGCCAG GTCCTAGAGTCCCGGCTGCAGCGGCCCCTGCCTGAGGACCTGGCCGAGGCTCTGGCCAGTGGGGTCATCCTGTGCCAGCTGGCCAACCAGCTACGGCCGCGCTCCGTGCCCTTCATCCATGTGCCCTCCCCTGCTGTG CCAAAACTCAGTGCCCTCAAGGCTCGGAAGAATGTGGAGAGTTTTCTAGAAGCCTGTCGAAAAATGGGGGTGCCTGAG GCTGACCTGTGCTCGCCCTCGGATCTCCTCCAGGGCACTGCCCGGGGGCTGCGGACCGCGCTGGAGGCCGTGAAGCGGGTGGGGGGCAAGGCCCTACCGCCCCTCTGGCCCCCCTCTGGTCTGGGCGGCTTCGTCGTCTTCTACGTGGTCCTCATGCTGCTGCTCTATGTCACCTACACTCGGCTCCTGGGTTCCTAG